The Pseudomonas sp. SCB32 DNA window GCGGTAACGAGCACCTCCTTTTCCTGTATCACCTCATCAGCGATCACCGCGCGCTTTGCGAGCCCTAGCGCACCTCTCGAAATTGATTGCGATGGCAAAACAATATCCATGGCCTGCGCCCAGAACGGGGACAGTTCCCATCGGTCTCCCGATGAATAGAAATGCCCTCCAGCACTGATCCGATGGAAGTAGATGCGTGTGGCGCGACTCTGATAGAAGCGAATAGCAAGCTCCGCGGAGGTTGGGACGCGTAGCAACGTATTGATCGTGGGAGCAGCAGCGAAAGCACCAGAAATGGCCTCATACATCCCGTGGCCTGAAAGTGGATCAACGCAATATGCGGCATCTCCTACTCGGAGGCTGTTCACTCCCACGATGCCTCCTCGCAGCACTGGCTGGATGCCT harbors:
- a CDS encoding NAD(P)/FAD-dependent oxidoreductase, encoding MGVNSLRVGDAAYCVDPLSGHGMYEAISGAFAAAPTINTLLRVPTSAELAIRFYQSRATRIYFHRISAGGHFYSSGDRWELSPFWAQAMDIVLPSQSISRGALGLAKRAVIADEVIQEKEVLVTAEHPEGIRFVAGTNLVDLLRSPNAAERIEELRDDLLRALVPDEQACALMGVLKQSILN